The nucleotide sequence CATTGcacataaaaatatgaatgctttttctcctctcctctcttctcttctagTCTAAAAGGTTCAGTTCTCCACACCGGGTTTGGTGTTCAGAGGGTGTTGCTCTGTCCACAGACTTTGGCCCGACTGCTTTCCTCCTGAGACCTTGCTCCGGCATATCAACACCaacagcaggaatatgatcaaCAATGAGCAGATAACTGCAGCTATGAAAACCCCCATCCACATATTTGACCTGCATTCTGGCTCAGAGACGGGTTTAGCATCCCCTgcaaagaagaagacaaagaaaaccaCATATGCATGTTTTAACAAGAGTTTCAACACTGGTGTTTATTGAGAGATACTGCTAAACACTTAAACACGTGCTTACCCTCTGCATAGACATTAACCGTCAAATATCCCGACTTCTCCACTGCAACCTTCCTCCACTCTTGAGACAGAGATGGGAGCCACTCTTCTACTTCACAGAAATACACGCCACTGTCTTCAGGACTTGGTTTCATGAGTGTAAGGATGAACTGGTTGGGTGCAGGGTGGCGGAATCTAAACTGATCAACCTTACTAGACCAGTCTTGTAGGGTGGAGTTACGGTAAGCTGTGAATATAGGGTGTTGTttaatttctctctctttctgccaaAACCACGTGACCTGGAACTCAGATTGGCTGCTGGATTGTTTGGCGATGTGACAGGGCATGGCAATATTACGGGAAATGCTTATATTCAAGTTCATTTCGTTCTTCTCGATGTGAAGGTTTTTTTCTgcggagagaaaaacaaaacaggaaaaaaaaagacacattttattcAACTTAAGTTTTACAAGACAAACTAATCAATGGGACTTTAAATTGAATTCCTGcgtacacagacagacaagggAGAAGTCGGGGGAAAGGAGACAAAGGGGAGATTAGGAGGCTTTGCAAAGGGCAGAAAcagtaaacacaacaaaattaatCTGTAATACTAAAAGAGCAGAGCAAGTAGGGCTTATGTACATAACAAAGGAGAGATAAACAACACCACTAGAGCAAAACATATGACAGCACTATTAGAGAAGTGGGTTTTTTGACAGTACGTGAGGTTGTGCGGCACAAGccagagagaacacacacacacaccatcacatgATACTGGTATTGGTAATTGGATTGCAAGTTTTAAGGGAATAGTGCattattttggaaaatatgcttCTTTGCTTTCCTACCAAGAGTTACATGATACCACTGTCAAACATAAGACACACACAACTACATTTATAGAGCTGAGCAGAGCAACTCAATCGCCAGAATACATGTTGGCATTATACGTTTCTAAAAACCACATATTGCATTCGCACATTATTATGTTATACTTCAACagcgctgtggttaatgtgtggttaggtttatgcacAAAAAGCTTTTGGTTATAGTCAGTATGATCTGCATACAGGCATCCtgcctaggtgtcacgccatccaccacctcctccacctccccatgaCCTCctcatgacaaagtcagctcatatattatgTCACGCACAAATGTAccgtattcatggtttgcagaaacgtacaatgccaacattttctggcGACTAGGCTGTACACAGCGATCTCAAAGATGTGCTCATACCTGTAACATTTACACTCAGCACAATGAGGCCAGCGCTGTCTGAGGCCTTTTGTTGCCAGTGACCCTCATGATCCAGCTGATATTGCTCCACCTGGCACCGGTAGGTCCCACTGTCATCCACATGGGCCCTCTGAATTCCTAAGTAGAAGCTGCTCTGAGTGGGCCTGGAGAGACGAAGCCGCCCCTGCAGGCCGCTGAGCTCCTTGTTCTCTGGGTAACTCAGCAGGCCCGTGTGGTCAAGCTCCACCAGAGGATTTGAGGCAGGTGAATCATGGCCAGTGTAGAACCAAGTGGCTTTGTAGAAGAAAGAAGGACCGGATGCACCTGTGATGATGGTGCACTTGAGCTCCACCTCGTCTCCCTCCATGGAAGTCACCGGCTGCTCTGTCTTGTCTAAAGAAAGGTCATTGGCTGGAGTATAACAAAGAGAGGgggcagagaaaagaaaacttaGTATTTCCttcaactgtttttgtttaaagcCACTGAAAATTTGGCTGTAACTCTCAAGTAAGCCTATATGTCagtgctgaaaacacactgaagacaCATTTGATTCAAATGCTGCTTAAATGCACCACATTTTTCCAACTGAGTCCCAGCCACTTAAAATCAGCGAGAAAGGAAACTACAGAtagataaatatggaaatatctTATTTGAAATGAGCAAAACTGTTTGAACTTTGGCAGAACACTGTATTCATGTAGGGCCTCAATGCTTGTAGATTGAAGCTGCAtaagaaaatatgtttaaaattgTATGATGTCATAGACTTTATATAAAGCTGGACGACACCTGTCCACTTCCTCCCTGTGCACAAAAGTGGAGCCAAATATCCCAAATATGGCCGCTGCTATCTTACATTGGTGACGTCATTTGAAGCGAGAGTTTGTGCAGTAGTGGTATTGAGGTCCTGCCCATCAAtcccagctgtcaatcatgtcacaCCACTTACTAatttatcagaaaaatgaatacatgaaCAAACGTGATAAGAACTATGTTGaaagacagaaaccatcttttgCAGAAAATTATCCGACCTATATTTTGgctttttagtttggcccatgtccagTCCACTAATCCATaatgcagccagccaccaggggctGATCGATATGTTTGGGCTCCACTTTTGGGGAGCCACCaggtcgtccatctttatatacagctTATGGATGATATATATTAAATGCTTAATGGAGAAATGATCAGTGAGCTTTTTAACACAAACTTACCAGGCTCAATAACTGTTAGCTCTGTAGTTCTGGACACTGGTGAGAGCTGATACCAGTCACCATTAGGATCTTGCAGCCACTCCACCACCTCACACACGTATGAGCCATTGTCTGAGATTCGAGCTTGCTGAATATTCAACTCAAAACTCGGGCCCTGAGTGCGCTTCATGCTGATTCGCTGTCTGTGGGTCGGCGGTACTTGGGGTCCATATGTCACTAGGGCATCCCGGTCAGAGCTCACAATGGTCTTAttttcctcctgctgctggAGCAGCCAGGTCACAGCATAGCGAGAGTACGCAGAGGGTTCGGAGATAACCGagcattttatttctatgtcaGTGTTGATATTTCTTGTCAAGGCGGGGGTGGGAGTCAGGTCGAGCTTGCTCActaggagagggagaaaaagtgAATTCATATATGGTTAGAAAAATAGAGAAACAGGATGCACAGTGCAGCTTTCACCCAAAATTGCTCCACAGATGGTTTACAAATCTCAGCAGTACCTGGGTTCTGCACCAAAACAGCCACTGGGTAGGATGGAGGCAGCTTCTTGTGTACATTTTCCAGGAAAACAGACACCCTACACTGGTAGCTTCCTGCCTCCCTGTGGCTCGCACCGTTGATGAGCAGATAGTGTATGGCTTCATTCTGATTATTCTCGACTTTCAGCTGGTAGCGGTGCTGATTTGCAGACCAGCTGATGGCTCCATCAGAGTACAGTGTCAGGATGTTATCTACGTTCGAGGCGTCACGCTGCAGGCTCCAAGTCAGTGTTATTGGTATGCGTGGACCTTTGACCCGGCACATCAGCTCCACATTTTCTCCCACAGTCACCATGTTTTTGCGACTTATCAGACGCACGGTCAAAAACGATTCTgttaacacaaattcaaaatagACAGCCGTGGTGAGCAAGTAAGCAGAAGTTCATGGTCATGCAATCATGAGTGTACAAAGTGAATAAGAGATGTGCGTAAATTGCATTTCCACATTTCTGTCTGACTCTTctctcatttttttcccacacaTTTCTCAATACGATTTCCTTCTTTAAAACAAGAAGAGGTTAATACGTGCATAATCATCgaaatgtataaaacaaattaGCATTCATGCATTACATATCCAGAATGCTAACATACTTGTCTTCACATCAAACTTAGAACTTAAAGCATTCAGCATTCTTAAGAGTCTCGAGAAaatcattttttcatgttattgTATGCAAATATATGCATTGGAGCACACCAGAGTCTATACTTGTCAACGTGTCATTTCAACAAATGCATGTTGACAAAATGTCCAGTCTAAAGGCCTGGAAGTGAACCCTCCTATATCTTAAAATACAGCGCAAAAGTGTTGGACCACATCAAGAACGTCCTAAAGATTTTGTTCCTCCTCAGACAGCTGCTCATGGTCTaattaaaatccaaaataattTTTCCTTGTGATGGTGCAAATGTCATGGCAGCGTCTTCAGTGCAAACTTAAAATTTCGACCTGAGGTGGCACAAGAGGGGAGACCAGGTGGTGCCGAAATGAAAAGGCTTATAATGCCTCATTTCCACAGCATGGTTCAGCTCGACTTGACTCTGGTGCTTTTGGTGTCATGTACTTGCAAATACTACTCCCCAAGTGTAGGTGAGATTCTCAGCTAATTGCCATAGCAACACCACCTGAAACTGCCATGACATCATCTTCAACGCCACGCTCGCTGGATCCTATATCAGCAACAATGTCTGCCACTTAGTCGATTGTACAGCAAAGTGTTTAAAGTGTATGGCGGAATTTTGTGGGCTGCCGTTTTAGTCAAAAATTTAGGGCGAGTGCATTGAAAATTTGTGGTTGCTAAATGGTGGGTTTGTGCAGGATATCCCGTGTTACGTAGTGAGTATTCTAGTCACAGTGTTTTTTGAGTGAGCAttgctctgcagtgttttaacgCCACCATCTTGTATCAGCTCAGCTTTCTTGACGCCTCAACCAAGGTGGTAACTTAAAGTCAGCAGTTACTAATCACAACATAAAAGAGCAAGCTGAGCTGAGTAGAGCCGCCAGAACTGACATgatgaaaatgacttttttgttttttagaaagTAATCAGATCATCTGTGTGACAAGAGAAACCTGTTGTGTCATTATGCAGGTTTTATCATTTGTGTTGAATGATCTGTACTACAAAGACAGAGGGAAACAAAGCGTACCTGTAGGAGCCACTGACACAGTGGCACTCTGCGACTGGCTGCTGGTCTTGCTGTTGGTTTGCCATTCGGACACGGTGCACTGGTAGACTCCTGAATCTGAGGGTGTGACCTCATCGAGCTCAAAGGTGAAGGTATCGGTCGCTGGACGTGTTGCCCTCACGCTGCGACTCATGAACTCCTCCGCTTTCTCTGTGACGCCATCCTGACTTAGACTGATGACTTTGGTGAATATGGCTGTTGATGTGGGTGTTGATTTGCGTTGCCAGGTGACGGagagttgacctttgaccccataCACTTTACAGGTGAGGTTCAGTCTGTTGCCTTCGTTAACGCTCGTGGTGTTTTGAATTTCAACTGAGAGCCCACTTTCTATgatgagacacagacagatgagTGTGTTTAGTAACTTTGTTATAAATAATATtgctcattattttaagaagaTGAAACTTAAAATCCAGGGTAATTCATACAGATAACAAAAttaaaccctgtgtgtgtgtgtgtgtgtgtgtgtgtgtgtgtgtgtgtgtatgagtgtgtctCAGTCACTATGGGCTCACTTGCTGACTCACCTGTGGCTAAGATGCTGACCCGCTGGGAGCTGGAGCTCTGGACTGCTCCCTGTGTAAAAGCACCATTCTGCTCTCTGTCCTGAAGACTTGCTCTACAGATATACCCTCCTTGGTCCTCAGTTctgacaggctgcagtgtaagaCTGTAATCCCTGTCTCCTATCCGGGCTGCCCTCAGCTCCCCTTCCTTCGCCCGCCCACTGTACTCAGGCCCCACGGACAGAATGCCTGTAGGGCCAATGTGGGCCAACTCAACACCCTCCTTGAGCCAGGCTACAGAGAAGAACCTTTCTGCAAGGTTCTGTGTGTCTACATTGCAGGTGAGCGACAGCTCCTGTCCTTCCTGTAGAGTTTCAGGCTGTGCAGAAATTCTCACCACCAGAGACGACATGTCTTGCGCCACCTCTACtcagggtaaaaaaaaagaaagaagtaaaGTGAGACAAACACAGACGCAGACATCCTGTCAAAAAGCCACAATGACTGCGTAGAGGAAGAGCAATGACAAATGTATTGACACATATCAAGATGTGCTATTTAATAGATAAAATCAGTTGGCTGCTTCTAACCTCTTGCTTTGACGTTCAGGGGGGTTTCCTCTGCATCTTTCTGTGCGATATTGTACCAGGAGCGGTCAGGATCTTGGATCCACTCCTGGGCCTGGCAGTAGACCCTGCCGTGGTCTGACAGCTCCAGCTGAGCCATGTGTAGCTTGTATGTGGCCTCTCCCATTTTGTCTAACCTTATGAGTCCAGCTTGGTAACGCCTCTCAAACAACGGGCCTGGGCTCAGTGTGAAATCTCTATCCAGAGAAATGATAGGCTGAGGGTTGTCCTCGCTGTCTTTACGAAGAAACCAGGTGAGAGACAGGTGGGTGTGCTGGACGGTGTTGCTGGAGGCTTGGCATGTTAAAGTGAAAGCATCACCCTCGTTATAGCTCAGTGTGGTGGGGGCAGGTGATGAAACACTGAGGGAGTTGTCAATCACTATGGAATCACAtcagaaacagagacaaagacatgaAAGTCGTACATTTTTGCCATCTTACAATACAGCAATGAAAAGTCTTAAAACTCAAAAGTAGATGAGTAACAGATTACCTTTCACCATTGTCTTAACGCTGTAGGTCCCATGGTAAGTCTCCTCTGAGTTGACTACAGTGCAGTCGTATTCCCCctcatcatttttgtttaggtTGTCTATCTCAAATAAGACTGAGTTTGGGTTCACATGTGTCAGAGTAATTTCCTTTCTCCTCACACGGCTTGCATACACTGCATAGCCGAAGTTTTCGTCATTGGTGCTGATGATGTTGATCTCAAATGTTGGTTTTGCCGGCTTCTTAATACGGTATTCAAATTCTTTTCTTGTGGTGGCGCTGGCGAAGCCGCTCACATTGCAGGAGATGGAGAGTGGATAGCCCACCACGCGATACAGAGGCCCAGCCTGTGCTTCGGTGTGCACAGGACCACTCCCGGCTTCTCCTGTGTTGAgcacagacaaaaaacagaagTCAGCTGAAAACTGCGACTTTAAGTGTCGGCTATTTTTATAAAGGTGCTACACTCCGGAGTCTAACCTATGTTTTAGTATTGCCTTGATATGTAAAGCAAAAAATCCATAGTGGGGCAGGGCAATAAATTGACATTGTACcgatatcgtgatatgagataGATATCGTCTTTCCCTGGTTTTAAAACTATTGTGACTGTAtttaattttctccatatcgcttGGCCTACTCTGTAGCCTTCAAATTTCTTTGCATATTGCAAGATGCATAAACACCTCACAGTATATAGTAGGGCTGCAAAATGAACCTAAATCTTAATCAAAATCACAAAATGAACCTAAATCTTAATCAAAATCACAATATGACCAAGTGTGATATTCAGATcacaggagctgcaatttttttgATAAAGGTGTCACAACATACTATTAAAAATGATGCACTGTGAGATGCCCCAGCGCTATAAATCATATTGCATGACATGATGCAGCTCGCTTTGAAGACaccagcaaaaatcacatcatcatcattctcatatttttgtcagtgaaaatgaaaagcaaaaatTAGCACTTCCACTAAAATCGGAGGGAGGGAATTATTGCTTATTTTCCAGCTCTATGAAAATGATTTGCCACTAATTTGTTTGCCTacatcaattattttttttaagtcagaGAGAATAACATAAGTGAATCATCAATTATGAATAATTGGAAATCTTTGCAACTGCAATATACAATTTTATGAGATTCTAAAAATACGTCACCAGAAACACAGTGAGTATTTTAGCTGTTATTTCTTGTTATTCATTGGTggtattttcaaattcttcCACTTCAGCTACAAGTTTCTCTGCCCCACTTAATAGCCCCTGACTTTAAAaatcactctctctgtctctgttctaTTTTTAAcaagattttaacaaatgaagtAACTACCATATTTTCACCCAGCATGCTCACTCCCCAGAATACAATCTAACTGCAGGAAATCCAGTGTGCTACTCACCGCCGTGCACAAGTAGTCCCAGACAAAGGAGCAAATTGGCCCTCATACAAGATTGCAGGGAACACTTCATCCTGAACCTGCCTCAGAAGTAACAGCAGTGTTCACACCatagcagctgtgaccaagtcCTCAGTCAGCCGGTGACAATCTGTGTCTGTTCTCACAGAGACATTGAAGTGGTTAATGCTTCCTGAAGGTAAGAGGAAGTCTGATATTTCCTGCATTTACACAAGCAGCTGCAGCATACTGTACTGGTAAATAGCACTGTCATTTATAACGTGTGTGTCACAAATGCACCTGcgcagatgaaaaaaatatatatacagacCCACAAAAGTGTTCGTCCTTAACCTATATGTGATTATTGATGAGGCACACATTAGAAAAATCACACTGTGCCCATTAGGGCTCATGTTGGATACATCAcactgtttcacaccatcatcaAATGTAATCCAAAGTGAATTGGACTTAAATTACACCCTTACCAAATAATAAAAAGGGACCATGAGCGCTTATTTGTCCCCAACATACTTGCAACAGTGTGAAGTGAGGTGAAATAAAGTGATGCTCTCTGCAGACAGGTGATGCGCTCTATCGGTATCCTCAGGCACTGAAGCTCCTCCATGTCGACAAGTTTTATCCTGTTTAAACCGAACCACACCAACCATTTCCTTATAGTTTATCTCTGAATAAAACAGGTCTAACTTCCGGTTTTCCAGCATTCGATTATTAATTTCCATGATTAACAATATATCTCCAAATCCGATCATGCAGTGGCGcacagagagggggagataAAGGGCCTGCGGTTGAATCCCGTTGCTAGAAACCAGCTGGGGTCCAAGTTTAACCTATTTTGGCAAAAATTGAAACAGGAAATAAGTTTGGATTCatttaaattatgtttgaatGGTGTTGTAAAAAATATGAGGCAACAGTGCCACCCAGTGGTGAAGATGAAATCATGCagttctgctgcagctgtgtctGTCTCAATATGTTCCTATCTCAGCATCTAGCCTGACTAATTGAGCTGACTGAGTAAATAAATGCTGGGTAATTTTATTTGTCTGTCAATAAGAGGCAGCAATGAGATAACCTACAAGTTGATCCAAAGCTGTTACCACCTATGAAACATAGTTAAAGGAGATTTTAATGTAATAATACCATTCTAGTCTGGTTTAGAAAGCAACAGAAAGCAACATAGCACCATTACAATATGAAGCAGAGCTGTGTAGCTCTATTTATTCACCTGTCCAAAGCTTTTGATACTGTTGACCATCTTATTTTGATACAGAGGGTGACTAATATTGGTACCCCATGACACAAACTCATCAACTACTGGCCGATGATCTCGCTCCTCTGCCCCTGGGATGCTTAGTACAACACCATCATCGCCAAATTTTCTATTGTGTCTTTTCTAATATTCACtttgacagctgtttgtgttaaCAATATAAAGGAAGGGAGGCAAAACACATCCTTGAGGTGAACCGGTGAATACATGAAGATTGTTTGAATCAAAGGACACCATTAACTCTCACACACTGTGACCGGTTTGTCAAAAAGTCTAGAATCCATCCAGTGATATTGTTATCAAGATTAAACTCGAAAAATAAGATTTTCTGTAAGCAAAATGAAAAGTCTACAATCAGACACCTGGCATTAGTTTGTATACTTTCCTTTTGCTTCtgatattttagatatttttattaatataatttatatcattattgatattttatatatgacataaaaatcagtatacaaaatatacattatatacCCATACATTGCACTTCATAAGAGAATTGTGCAAATATGTGTGATAATATCCAGCAGTGCAACTCTGGTAGCCATAATTTGTGTGAACTATTCAAgtagaaaatacaaaatagcATATATAGGTAAGTATTCATGATAAATACATCTattatgacatctattgcacatctgtccatcctggaagagggggggggggtcaaaCCCTAGGTGGGGCaacccttctgtgtggagtttgcatgttctccccatgtcagcgtgggttttctccaggtactccagcttccgcCCCACAGTccgaagacatgcaggttaattgtccgtaggtgtgaatatgagtgtgaatgtgtctgtatctatgtgtcagccctgtgatagtctggtgacctgtccagggtgtaccctgcctctcgcccaatgtcagctgtggTAGGCTCCAGTCCTCCCATGACCCCTAACAAGATGAGTGGTTATGTAAagtgaatgaattaatgaataatgTTACTGTATAGTAATATAAGTATAGTGAAAATTTAATTGACTATGTTGTAATTATAAAGAAAAATATCTCCCACAGAACTTTAGCTCTTTAGGTCTTAAAAAAGACAATCTCAGAATCTAATTCTCTTGCCCACAACCCAAAGAcatgtaaatgaatgaattactgCACAGCCCTGTCGGACAAAGGCTCAGGGGCCCAATGTGTCAGGGGGCCCCCTGGCTTTCACctgcaaaattaaaaaagtcaaattatCACATGCCGATCAggaagaggcacaaaatgaccactaaGAAGTGCAAAcaaactgcagagagacacaaaataactacacaaaggggcaaaacaaccacaaagagacacaaaatgacctcaaagagaatagtgaacataaagagacacaaaacaacaaaaagatgctTCAAAACTAccaagaaatgaaaaacaacaacaacaaatgggGGAAACCACAAATCTGTGTGCCTTACTCCTGtgtaagagagacagaggggccTTTTGCATAGTTGTGGCCAGGGGCCTGTTTTCTCATAATCCAACTATGAACATGTGTAACCGTGCGACGGGGTCACAAGTATTAGACACTGCACCACTTTAAAGAGCCACAAGCCAAAATGGGTGAACCACTGTATCAGGGGTTACTCAGCTGTGGTAACCAATGACAGGCAAAAGCTGCTCTTTCACTTTCCCCACTCAGATTCATCCTGACGGTTTGGGGATCAAACATGCTACCTTCTGGTCACGAGGCACAGTCTTGTGATTATGACATTCAGCACTTGCCTTGAGCCAGAATGACAGAGTCATGTAAGACAAGAAGTGAGTTCCGGTGGACAGCAAATTAAAGGAcacacatcattttaaaaatgtattcaagaTTTATCACTTTAATGATCAGCATCTTATCCCATGCAGATAAGATGCTGAGTGTTAACCACAGTATTATCTACCTGGTGCCGTCTGTCCGCAGAGACCTGGTGTCTGTAATTCTTTCGAGAAGAGGAAAATTGGGTAACTTAGGGGGAATTTACTCAGCACAAGAAGAGGAAGTGTCTAGAAACGAGCGTTGCTACATACGCATGTTCCTCACAGAGCAGGAGTAGGAAGTATGAAGAgcacaggaaaaaacaaatccaCAGCTCAAAGCGACACAACTCTTGCAAGCATAAACCACAGAGGTCTTTTAAACTGGTGCAGGTGCAGCTCGAGTAGCTGCATGCTCTTCTTCTGGGTTTCTGAAGAGCCTCTGCTGTGAAAGATGAGCGAGTCACTGGAGAGGACTACAGACTGCCCCTTGCCACTTCTTAAAGATGACTCCGGCCCAGATGAGGAGAGAAACAGCCTGACGGGCTCAAGTGAGTTACGCTGGGAAGATGGGGGTCTACCTGTGGAGCTGCAGAGAGGGATGGAGAACTTACGAATGAACAGAGAGCTGACAGATGTGGTGCTGAGCGTTCAGGGACATGACTTCCCTTGCCATAGAGCCATACTCGCTGCGGCCAGTCAGTACTTCAGGTAAAATAGATCCCATGTTGTCTAACTCCATCGTCAAGGCACCACTGGTtttaatgactgatgtgttttctgtctgtgtagGGCCATGTTTTGCAGTGGTTTGAAGGAGAGTCATGAGGAGCGTGTGGAAATGAAGGGAGTGGACAGTGGGACGATGCAGTCTCTCCTGGAGTATACCTACACCAGCCGAGCCCACCTCACACACTCTAACGTCCAGAGGATACTCGAGGCTGCCAGTCAATTTCAGGTGAAATTACAGTAACTTACAATAGAATTTAAAGACGATACTCAGTCAGTTTGATTCTGAGTATTGTCTGATACACAGAAATTTCCCTGTAAATCAGCAGCGATGACTTTTTTAGAATTACAACTTGACTGCTGGtgaagagaaaaagttttcGAAATGTGAACTGTAATTATATTAGAAGCTGATTTTTGATTTCATGTGAACGCGTCTTTTACGTAAAGTCACTGACTTCAAAAAACTCATCCTAAACCATAAATTTCACAAGATCCTAAACACATCCTCAAAACATGAATCCACCAACAATCATTTTTTTAGCTTGACaaatttttacttttgtttcagCTGTAAGGGTTTTATCAGGTACACACTTCCTTTATACGTAATTGTGGCCACATGCATGATCATGTGGCACTTCACTGGAAGTTAAAACATAACTTACAGACTTTGAGTCTCCAACCAAACAGGAACACTTTACTGATTTTACAATTTCGTAAATAATTATGGCAATTTAGCTCAGTGTCATCGACTTACTATCAATCAACTGGGACGCATGACGCACTAAAAGCATCCCAGGAGACACTGTGATACAGAACTAGCAGCAAAAAGCA is from Epinephelus moara isolate mb chromosome 7, YSFRI_EMoa_1.0, whole genome shotgun sequence and encodes:
- the LOC126392782 gene encoding immunoglobulin superfamily member 3-like; the encoded protein is MKCSLQSCMRANLLLCLGLLVHGGEAGSGPVHTEAQAGPLYRVVGYPLSISCNVSGFASATTRKEFEYRIKKPAKPTFEINIISTNDENFGYAVYASRVRRKEITLTHVNPNSVLFEIDNLNKNDEGEYDCTVVNSEETYHGTYSVKTMVKVIDNSLSVSSPAPTTLSYNEGDAFTLTCQASSNTVQHTHLSLTWFLRKDSEDNPQPIISLDRDFTLSPGPLFERRYQAGLIRLDKMGEATYKLHMAQLELSDHGRVYCQAQEWIQDPDRSWYNIAQKDAEETPLNVKAREVAQDMSSLVVRISAQPETLQEGQELSLTCNVDTQNLAERFFSVAWLKEGVELAHIGPTGILSVGPEYSGRAKEGELRAARIGDRDYSLTLQPVRTEDQGGYICRASLQDREQNGAFTQGAVQSSSSQRVSILATESGLSVEIQNTTSVNEGNRLNLTCKVYGVKGQLSVTWQRKSTPTSTAIFTKVISLSQDGVTEKAEEFMSRSVRATRPATDTFTFELDEVTPSDSGVYQCTVSEWQTNSKTSSQSQSATVSVAPTESFLTVRLISRKNMVTVGENVELMCRVKGPRIPITLTWSLQRDASNVDNILTLYSDGAISWSANQHRYQLKVENNQNEAIHYLLINGASHREAGSYQCRVSVFLENVHKKLPPSYPVAVLVQNPVSKLDLTPTPALTRNINTDIEIKCSVISEPSAYSRYAVTWLLQQQEENKTIVSSDRDALVTYGPQVPPTHRQRISMKRTQGPSFELNIQQARISDNGSYVCEVVEWLQDPNGDWYQLSPVSRTTELTVIEPANDLSLDKTEQPVTSMEGDEVELKCTIITGASGPSFFYKATWFYTGHDSPASNPLVELDHTGLLSYPENKELSGLQGRLRLSRPTQSSFYLGIQRAHVDDSGTYRCQVEQYQLDHEGHWQQKASDSAGLIVLSVNVTEKNLHIEKNEMNLNISISRNIAMPCHIAKQSSSQSEFQVTWFWQKEREIKQHPIFTAYRNSTLQDWSSKVDQFRFRHPAPNQFILTLMKPSPEDSGVYFCEVEEWLPSLSQEWRKVAVEKSGYLTVNVYAEGDAKPVSEPECRSNMWMGVFIAAVICSLLIIFLLLVLICRSKVSGGKQSGQSLWTEQHPLNTKPGVEN